One genomic window of Arachis stenosperma cultivar V10309 chromosome 10, arast.V10309.gnm1.PFL2, whole genome shotgun sequence includes the following:
- the LOC130957539 gene encoding uncharacterized protein LOC130957539, with product MVSATNISAQISSIPILNGSNFKVWKDIVEIVLGCMDLDIALREEKPTSTPKNLNEVKIEKWERSNRMSIMIMKRLIPEAFWGSITKDKDVKQFLKDVEKFFAKNEKAETSSLLSKLVSMRYKGKGNIREYIMQMSHLASKLKALKLELSEDLLKERLQQNKTEGAHMISSSQYKRKRDTTTDTPSKQKKA from the exons ATGGTTTCAGCTACCAATATTTCTGCACAAATTAGTAGTATTCCTATACTGAATGGTTCAAATTTTAAGGTTTGGAAGGATATCGTGGAGATTGTCCTCGGTTGTATGGATTTGGATATAGCTCTTCGAGAAGAGAAACCTACTTCCACTCCAAAAAATCTCAATGAGGTTAAAATAGAGAAGTGGGAAAGATCCAATCGAATGAGCATTATGATCATGAAACGCTTAATTCCTGAGGCGTTTTGGGGCTCAATTACTAAGGATAAAGATGTCAAACAGTTCTTAAAAGATGTTGAAAAATTCTTTGCTAAGAATGAAAAGGCGGAGACAAGTAGCCTTTTGAGCAAACTTGTCTCCATGAGGTATAAAGGTAAAGGGAATATAAGGGAGTACATTATGCAAATGTCTCATCTTGCTTCAAAATTGAAAGCACTAAAGTTAGAGTTGTCTGAAGATTTACTC AAAGAGAGGTTGCAGCAAAATAAGACCGAAGGTGCTCACATGATTTCATCTTCTCAGTATAAAAGAAAGCGTGATACTACTACGGATACACCTTCTAAGCAGAAAAAGGCATAA